A window of Vigna unguiculata cultivar IT97K-499-35 chromosome 4, ASM411807v1, whole genome shotgun sequence contains these coding sequences:
- the LOC114180852 gene encoding uncharacterized protein LOC114180852: MPSFSKPRIITWLILIMIVLYILYSSNFLLLTRSKKDCSNSIRLEASSEEQPNNVSSTTNTVERESDEDEKPGEEKNEKEEEEEEEEEEKIPYDELSQRQDTNVEHIVFGIAASSNLWETRKEYIKVWWKPNKTRGVVWLDSKVKVKANEGLPQLRISGDTSKLKYTNSQGQRSALRISRVVTETLRLGLKNVRWFMMGDDDTVFIVDNVVRVLSKYDHTQFYYVGSSSESHVQNIHFSYAMAYGGGGFAISYPLAKELAKMQDRCIQRYPALYGSDDRMQACMAELGVPITREQGFHQYDVYGDLLGLLGAHPVTPLLTLHHIDLVQPIFPMMNRVESLKHLMKSVKQDSGSIMQQSICYDEKRFWSISISWGFVVQVLRGVLSPREFEMPTRTFLNWYKKADYTAYSFNTRPVTKNPCQKAFLFYMNRTRYDPVRKKIFGTYSRFKTRSPECSWEIQSPETIDNIIVSKKPDPLRWQRSTRRDCCRVLPTQENSTMSLWVGQCEEGEVSELDLDEKEMPDFD, encoded by the exons ATGCCCTCTTTTTCCAAGCCACGCATCATCACTTGGTTGATCCTCATCATGATTGTGTTATACATCCTTTACTCTTccaattttcttctcttaaCGAGGAGCAAGAAAGATTGTTCCAACTCCATTCGTTTGGAGGCATCCTCCGAAGAACAACCTAATAACGTGTCATCAACTACAAACACTGTCGAGAGAGAAAGCGATGAAGATGAGAAACCAGGTGAGGAAAAGAACGAAAAGGA agaagaagaggaagaggaagaagaagagaaaatacCCTATGATGAGTTGTCTCAGAGACAAGACACCAACGTTGAACACATTGTTTTTGGGATTGCTGCTTCATCGAATTTGTGGGAAACAAGAAAAGAATACATTAAGGTGTGGTGGAAGCCTAATAAAACAAGAGGGGTGGTGTGGTTAGATAGCAAAGTGAAGGTTAAAGCAAATGAAGGGTTGCCACAACTTCGAATTTCTGGGGACACAAGTAAATTGAAATACACGAATAGTCAAGGGCAAAGGTCTGCATTGAGGATTTCGAGGGTGGTGACAGAAACATTGAGGCTTGGACTGAAGAATGTGAGATGGTTCATGATGGGAGATGATGACACAGTGTTTATTGTGGATAATGTGGTTAGGGTTCTTTCCAAATATGATCATACTCAGTTCTATTATGTTGGTAGTTCTTCTGAGAGCCATGTTCAGAACATTCATTTCTCATATGCTATGGCGTATGGTGGAGGAGGATTTGCCATAAGCTACCCTTTAGCGAAGGAGCTTGCAAAGATGCAAGATCGTTGCATTCAACGATATCCTGCTTTGTACGGAAGTGATGATAGAATGCAAGCTTGCATGGCGGAACTAGGGGTGCCCATAACTAGGGAACAAGGCTTTCATCAG TACGACGTGTATGGCGATCTCCTAGGTCTTCTGGGGGCACATCCCGTGACTCCACTACTGACATTACACCACATCGATCTGGTGCAACCAATATTTCCAATGATGAATCGAGTAGAATCCCTGAAACACCTGATGAAATCAGTTAAGCAAGACTCAGGTAGCATAATGCAACAATCAATCTGCTATGACGAGAAGAGATTCTGGTCGATCTCGATTTCATGGGGCTTTGTGGTACAAGTTTTGAGAGGGGTGTTATCTCCCAGAGAGTTCGAAATGCCAACGCGAACCTTTCTAAATTGGTACAAAAAAGCTGATTACACTGCATACTCATTCAACACTAGACCTGTCACCAAAAACCCTTGTCAGAAAGCTTTCCTTTTCTACATGAACAGAACACGATACGATCCAGttagaaagaaaatttttgGCACTTATTCTCGCTTCAAAACCAGATCTCCTGAATGCTCATGGGAAATCCAATCGCCAGAGACTATCGATAACATTATAGTTTCGAAAAAACCAGATCCTCTTCGTTGGCAAAGG TCAACAAGGAGAGATTGTTGTAGGGTTCTACCCACACAAGAAAACTCAACTATGTCTTTATGGGTGGGCCAGTGTGAAGAAGGAGAGGTTAGTGAATTAGATTTAGATGAAAAAGAGATGCCAGATTTCGACTAA